From a region of the Hypanus sabinus isolate sHypSab1 chromosome 2, sHypSab1.hap1, whole genome shotgun sequence genome:
- the LOC132407496 gene encoding odorant receptor 131-2-like has protein sequence MVCSFQLQRALKEGMNSSNETSNYFFHAVKTSVYLTDFIVTAVCSHVIISTVQQELELKRETRYFLLCQHLIYSSVYFALGTLTNGFRLFKVSSPRILCWILLSVQIMFAQCIMLTLTLMSFNTCLAICWPLRYLSLVDSAKKKITAVIWVIALQNPLWSSIYQSLNVSVTYIIENDPSCPNPLNGFASRQIGIAFTLLCFLVILISYCLIYREGRRAGYFVSTNVQARNTILIHGIQLSFFILPVLLTIGISNKPNLITLKLVNTAVFSIAQCLSPVIYGLRCKELRNKLADTKFCCCVLRHRKKNAGVIQLSEIHAIDTIAVARNSQIYNH, from the coding sequence ATGGTTTGTTCATTCCAATTACAAAGAGcattaaaagaaggcatgaacaGCTCTAATGAGACTTCCAATTATTTTTTTCATGCAGTGAAGACTTCAGTTTATCTAACTGATTTTATCGTCACTGCGGTATGCAGTCATGTAATAATTAGCACGGTGCAGCAAGAATTGGAATTGAAACGAGAGACAAGATACTTTCTCCTGTGCCAGCATCTCATCTACTCTTCCGTATATTTCGCCTTGGGCACGTTGACAAATGGCTTTCGACTCTTCAAAGTCAGCTCACCCCGAATACTTTGCTGGATCCTGCTCTCCGTACAAATAATGTTTGCACAATGCATCATGCTGACTTTAACCCTAATGTCCTTCAATACATGTCTAGCTATCTGTTGGCCACTGCGATACCTTTCACTTGTTGATTCGGCAAAAAAGAAAATAACTGCAGTAATATGGGTAATAGCCTTGCAGAATCCATTGTGGTCATCAATCTATCAAAGCCTGAATGTCTCAGTGACGTATATAATTGAAAACGACCCAAGCTGTCCAAATCCACTGAATGGATTTGCTTCAAGGCAAATTGGAATTGCATTTACTCTACTGTGTTTTCTTGTGATTTTAATAAGCTATTGTTTAATATACCGAGAAGGAAGGCGGGCTGGGTATTTTGTGTCCACCAATGTGCAAGCAAGGAATACCATTCTGATCCATGGCATACAATTAAGTTTCTTCATTCTCCCGGTTTTGCTCACAATAGGAATAAGTAATAAGCCTAACTTAATAACACTGAAACTAGTCAACACTGCCGTTTTTTCCATAGCTCAGTGTCTCAGTCCAGTGATTTATGGCCTCAGGTGTAAAGAGCTTAGAAATAAATTAGCTGATACCAAATTCTGTTGCTGTGTTTTAAGACATAGGAAGAAAAATGCGGGTGTAATTCAGCTGAGTGAAATCCATGCCATTGACACCATCGCTGTTGCTAGAAACAGTCAAATCTATAATCACTGA